The sequence CCACGCCTGAAAGAAAAAATTGCTGAAAAGACAGAAAAAGTTTATGAGGCTGTTTACGATCCCGATAAAGAAATTACGATTACTGCCGGAGCTACCCAGGCACTCTTTACGGCTATTTCTGCTTTTGTCAAGGAAAAAGACGAAGTCATTATCTTTGAGCCGGCTTACGACTCTTATCTGCCAGCTATTTTATTGAATAAAGGCGTTCCGAAATATGTTAAAATGTCGCTTCCGGACTATAAAATCAACTGGAGCGAAGTAAAAAAACTTATTTCTTACAAAACCAAAATGATTATCCTCAATACGCCTCATAATCCTACCGGTTCAATCCTGACAGAAAATGACATCACTGAGTTGGAAAAAATCGTTAATAACAGGGATATTATTATTCTGAGCGATGAGGTATATGAGCACATTATCTTTGATGGACACAGGCATGAAAGCATTACTCGTTATCCATCATTAAGAGACAAATCACTGATCATCAGCTCTTTCGGAAAAACATATCATACGACTGGCTGGAAAATGGGTTATGTGCTTGCTCCGCCCGAACTAACCGAAGAATTCAGAAAAATCCATCAGTTTGTCGTTTTTGCTGTCAATACACCCATTCAACATGCCTATGCTGATTTTCTCAGCAACGAAGAGCATTATTTCGAGCTCAATGAATTTTATCAGAAAAAAAGGGATATTTTTCTGGAAGGCATTCAGGCATCCCGTTTTACTCCCATTCCATGTTCCGGAACCTATTTTCAATGCCTGAGCTATGAAAATATTTCAGAAAAAGGGGATTTTGATTTTGCAGTTGAGCTTACTGAAAAATATAAACTTGCTTCCATTCCGGTCAGTGTTTTTTATCATAGCCGTGATGACCACAAGGTACTGCGTTTTTGTTTTGCAAAATCAGAAGACACACTTAAAAAAGCTGCTGAAATACTATGCAAAATCTGACATTTTCACTGATTCAGTTTGATCAGGCATGGGAGGACAAAAAAGCTAATATCAGCAAAATAGAGCGTTTCATTAAAGAATATGTCCCGCATGAGACTGATGTTATTGTTTTACCTGAAATGTTTACAACTGGATTCAGCATGAAGCCGTCTGCACTGGCCGAAGCTCCCGATGGTGAATCATTTCACTGGATGAAACAAACAGCTTCAGCATTAAATAAAGCACTCTGCGGCAGCCTGATTATCAAAGAAAAGGGGAAATATTACAACCGTTTTTACTTCATTCAACCTGACGGCAATTATTACTGCTACAACAAAAGACATCTCTTTACAATGGCCGGAGAACATCATCAGTACACAGCCGGTAAGGAAAAACTCGTCTTTGTGTACAAAGATTTCCGTATCTGTCCGATGATCTGTTTCGACCTGCGTTTTCCGGCATGGAACAGAAATCTTGAAGATTATGACGTTTTGCTGATCGTTGCCAACTGGCCGGAAAAAAGAATTGCACACTGGGATCCCCTCATCATAGCCAGAGCGATTGAAAATCAATCTTATGTGGTAGCAGTTAACCGTGTCGGGCCCGATGGAAATGGTACACCTCACAACGGACACAGCATGGCAGTTGATCCGATGGGGAAAATTATTGCTTTTGCTGCTCATCATGAAACTGTACTGACATTTTCCATACAAAAAGATACCATCGAAACCACCAGAAAAAACCTGCCTTTTCTCCACGAAAGAGACAACTTTTTAATGAAAGATTAAAAATTTTACTTTTGGATACACAATGGTATTAATGATTTGTCTTTCACTTAAATAAAAAAACAATGAGAAGAAAAAGTTTCATTCTGGTTTGCATTTTATTTGCCGGAAGCCTGCTCCCTGCTCACCTGAAGGCACAAGGCTCAAAATCCCCGAAATTGTTTAAAAAGGAATGTGTGCTGTTGTATGAAGTCAACTTTGATAACCGCAACTACCTGTTTAACATCAGGATTGATGAAAATTCAAAAAAAGGTCTCATTTTCGACTGGTTCATGACATCAAACTCAGGAATGTCAGGAAAGGTCAAGGTTGCTCCCGAAGCACTTCAATCGGCCACATCCTATCTGAATTACTTCAACTTTAAATCGGATTATGTGCTGAATGATAAAAGCTGTGTCTGGCTGGCAAAAGATGTTTTTCAAAAACTCAAAGCAGGTGAAAAAGTTTCACTCGACTTAGGTGAAGGCCTGACAGCTGATTTTCAACTGGTTAAAGATAAAACCAGCTATCTGGTACCCGTATCTGTCAGGTACGGGGATATTTATGGTGTCAGTGCCATCAGGATAGAAGCTGAAAATGGTAAATATTTCATGTATATCCTTGACAATCCGGAA comes from Sphingobacteriales bacterium and encodes:
- a CDS encoding aminotransferase class I/II-fold pyridoxal phosphate-dependent enzyme; amino-acid sequence: MVILQGNLSPKLHGIGESIFATMTKLSNEHQALNLSQGFPDFNCPAKLIELVNHYMNKGFNQYAPMPGLPRLKEKIAEKTEKVYEAVYDPDKEITITAGATQALFTAISAFVKEKDEVIIFEPAYDSYLPAILLNKGVPKYVKMSLPDYKINWSEVKKLISYKTKMIILNTPHNPTGSILTENDITELEKIVNNRDIIILSDEVYEHIIFDGHRHESITRYPSLRDKSLIISSFGKTYHTTGWKMGYVLAPPELTEEFRKIHQFVVFAVNTPIQHAYADFLSNEEHYFELNEFYQKKRDIFLEGIQASRFTPIPCSGTYFQCLSYENISEKGDFDFAVELTEKYKLASIPVSVFYHSRDDHKVLRFCFAKSEDTLKKAAEILCKI
- a CDS encoding amidohydrolase, whose translation is MQNLTFSLIQFDQAWEDKKANISKIERFIKEYVPHETDVIVLPEMFTTGFSMKPSALAEAPDGESFHWMKQTASALNKALCGSLIIKEKGKYYNRFYFIQPDGNYYCYNKRHLFTMAGEHHQYTAGKEKLVFVYKDFRICPMICFDLRFPAWNRNLEDYDVLLIVANWPEKRIAHWDPLIIARAIENQSYVVAVNRVGPDGNGTPHNGHSMAVDPMGKIIAFAAHHETVLTFSIQKDTIETTRKNLPFLHERDNFLMKD